A segment of the Colletotrichum destructivum chromosome 3, complete sequence genome:
TGACATCGACTTGCTCCGAGATGCCGGGTCGCAATTCGTCGGGGTCGGAGGAGCTAGGAAGGGGGGTTCGTGTCCCATTCCAGAAGTAAGAGTCATACTGGAGTGGATAAGCTGCGCCAAAAAAATCattcaaaaaaaaaaaatcaagGACTTGAGCTAAGATTAACGTAGGGAGCGCGTGAAGACGGCTGGGTGTACGGGGCGGAGCACGACATTTCCCGCGACTTGCCGGTACGCCTCGGACCCGTCGGTGCTCGGGGTGCGAGATGGCCGATCCCTTGCCCCATTCTCTCAGCTCGGGACCGAACTTCCCTAATCTGATTCGGCACCATCAGTCAGTCTACCATGGCTTTCTCTACCTAGTACCTACCAGCCTGTTGGCAGCAGCTAGCCTGGTCACGCACCtacgcacacacgcacgcacgcgTTCTCCTCCGCTCGGTCTCGACTGATAGCGCGACGCCGACATTGCCTTTCCTCTTTCAGCAgcgcgtcgacgagatgaaCTGGACTTTTGttgcgccgccgtcgttgtctCGCCGCCCGGTGGAGAGACCAACCAAGTGGAAGAGTTGCAGAATGATTCGGCAGATAAGCTGCCGCTTACCCGACTTGCCGCCGTGCTAGGAGAGATGCGGAATTGCATCGGTAGGTCGTCGCGCCATGAGATTGGTTCAGTCCGGAGCATGCAGGGCGTGCGGGAGCCAAGATTGGAGGCTCTTCCTagcgtggaggaggaggtgaaGGGTGAAGGGTGAAGGGGCTGTTTCTCCCAAAGAGGAAGaacaagcagaagaagaagaagaaaggggagggggggaaggacgCGAGACTCGTCAAACGCGGCGTCGTATGCGTCATCGATCTTGTCCTTTTCCTTCGTGTCCGGATGGCTGACGGCTTCGATGTCCGAGGGGCTTGTATTTGTTTTCTTGTATCGAATAAGCGCAATTTTGCCTACTGTCAGACGGGAGGAATGAACGAACAGCCAGAGGACAGCATATAATACCCAGACATGATGCcttcagagagagagggcttGCTGTTGCTTTGACTCGTTCGACTTCATTGTTTCCCTCTCGTCCCCTCTGGTTCAAGCCAGAGACTGCATGTGAATCAGCGAGATATCGGTATCGAGTTCATCTCTGGGCAGAAGGTTGGCCGTTTATCTTCAGCTTCAGACAGACAAACGATAATACGAGTCACCCCAAGAGAGAGGCTCCGGAGCGCAggacaacccccccccccccccattcgATCAATACGAAACCCCCTAGAGCGGTCACGATCACCATGTTCTTCAAAAAGCGCAACGAGGCCGCCGTTGGCACAACGACACCGTCGACAGACCGGCCCGCCTCATCGCGCACGAGCAAGACCcccgatgatgacgatgaccAACAGCGGCCGCATCACCAGCCTGCTCAGCACGCCCTCGCGCACACCTCGACAACTCGCTCCGAGATCCAGTACCCGTCCGGCCTCAAGCTCTTTCTCATCATGCTCTCCATCTTGGTGTCCATGTTCCTCGTCGCATTGGTAACAACTCgttccttctctctctctctctctctctctctctctctctctctctctctctctctctcggcgTTTCTTATTCATTCTTATGCCAAGGACACAAACAAAACCCGACTAACACCACGCACCCGCTCTCAAGGATcgcctcatcatcgccaccgcGGTGCCCCAGATCACCGACGACTTTCACTCCGTCACCGATATAGGCTGGTACGGCTCCGCCTACCTCCTCACCACCTGCGCCTTCCAGCTCCTTTTCGGCAAGCTCTACGCCTTCTTCCCTATCAAGACCGTCTTCCTCGCTTCTATCGGGCTCTTCGAGCTCGGCTCCGCCGTCTGCGGAGCTGCCCCCTCCAGcgtcgccttcatcgtcggtCGCGCTCTTGctggcatcggcggcggcggcatcttcgccggcaccatcgtcgtcatgaTCCATTCTGTCCCgctccaccgccgccccaAGTACCAGGGCGCCTttggcgccgtcttcggcattGCCTCTGTTGTCGGCCCcctgctgggcggcgccTTTACAAGCAAGGCCACGTGGCGTTGGTGTTTCTACATCAACTTgcccctcggcggcgtcgccctgctggtcatcgtcctcgtgCTGAGGCCGCCCGAGCAGGATCTTGGGGGCGCCTCGCTGTGGGAAAAGTTAAGGCAGCTGGATTTTGCTGGGACGACAGTGCTTGTGCCGGGCGTCGTATGTCTTCTCTTAGCGTTGCAGTGGGGAGGCGTCGAGTACGCGGTGAGTCTTCATCCAtgcccccttttctctccccaTTCTTCATGGAAGCCCCCCCGTCCCCTTCGTTCATCAGACGACAAAGTTGAATGCTAACGCCATCCAGTGGAACAACCCGCGAATGAtcgctctcctcgtcctcgccgccgtcctccttgtctccttcgtcgccgtccagaTCCTCCTCCCAGAAACCGCCACTGTGCCCCCCCGCATCATGCGCAACCGctccatcgccttcgcctcctGGGCCGCTTTTTTCAACGGCGGACACATGATGATTTTCGCCTACTTCCTCCCTATCTACTTCCAGGCCATCCAGGGTGTCTCTGCCGTCGATTCCGGCATCCGCACCCTCCCGCTCGTCCTTTCCATGACCGTCTTCGCTATCGTCTCGGGCGGTGTCATCACCCGCCTCGGTTACTACACCCCGGTCATGCTGCTGGGAACCTGCAtcctggccgtcggcgccggcttgcTCACCACCCTCCAGGTTCACACGGGCGCCGCGAAGTGGGCGGGCTACCAGGTCATCTACGGCATCGGCATGGGCATGTCTTTCCAGGCGCCTAATCTCGCCGCACAGACGGTCCTGAAGATCAAGGACGTGCCCGTGGGTACGAGCATCATGTTCTTCTCCCAGAcgctgggcggcgccatcttcatctcggtCGGGCAAAACGTGCTCAACAACGAGCTCGTAAAGCGCATCAGGGGCATCCCGGGGCTTGACGGCATCGACCTCAAGGGCTCGGGCGCCACGACGCTGACGAAGCTGCCAGCCGAGGTGAGGGATCCCGTGCTGGAGACATACAACGATGCGCTACGGGTCGTCTTTGTCGTCGGCCTGGTACTGGCCTGTTCTGTTCTGATCGGCGCGGGCGGAATGGAGTGGAAGAGCGTGAagaaggagcagcaggccaaggcTAAGGCGATGGCGGACGCGGAGGTGGCGGAGACGGCCCTTGCTGGTGGAATTTCCGGTGTCGTAGCGGCTGCTTCTGTTGCCGGAGGAcagagggaagagaaggaagccgACGATGAGAGTGAGAAGGAGCTAGATGATGAGAAGATTCGGGAACGCGTCGCGGATGGTCATGCCATTCCCGTCAGAATGGAAAAGGAGTCGGACAACAGTACCGTCTCTCCTCGtcaggaggacgaggtgACCACTGTCGGGTCGGAGCTTGGAGCAACAAAGAATAACTAGAAAGGGAGAGGATGGCAAGCGGAATAATGAGAAGATGGAAAAGGTAAGTCACAAGATTTGACATTTCGCAATGCAGAGCACATGATACCCCCCTCAATGTAAAAAAATGCAATACAATATAACTGTTGATTTAGTTTGTAAGGCGGATAAGTAGTTGTAGATAATGCTGAAGTATGTGGCTGCAAATCAATCTCTCCTCCAATGAATCGTGTCTGTTCTACATAATTTATAAAATGTCTTTCGACGATGGCGCTCGCCTTGCAACAAGTGTTTTGCTCACAATGTTCTTGCTATACAAGATATGCATTTCTTCCACTTCCGGTGTGATGTGACTATGACTGTAACTGTGACGATCTTGGGCTTCATATGTGTGGACTGGCCCCCTTGACTAGGTTCACGGCCATCCCAGCATCACAGAGAAATCAAGGGGTAACGACAAAAGCCTTTATCAAATTCGATTGCTTGTCAAAGTCTCCTGGTCAAAAACGTCAAGTCAATGCCGAGATCTTATTCTTCCTCTGCTGTTCATGTCGCTCCAAGTGATGCCTGGCTAATTCACAGGCCAACCTCaaccccctctcccctcctcacCTTACATGACTCACCCTACGCGCCGCGGTTCTCCTTGTTTTCCTCACGCAGAGACCTTAGCTGCGTCTGAAACTCCTTGTTGACCCACTCCCAGTAAGCAttccaggcctggctggcACCGCCTGCATTGGCGTTTGCTGCAGCCTTGCCGGGCGCCGCCCCCTTGGCGCCCTTGAGTCTGTCGCCAAGCAGAAGAGTTACTCTTAAAACGCTCTTATTTgcctcctcctgcttctccaCGTCCTGCTTTACGGCACCGTCTTTCAACTTGGTTGACAGAATGGCGCGGTACGCCTCTGCGATGGAGTCCAAGCGGCGGCTCGTCTCGTCGGGGTCAAGAACGATCAGCTTGGAAACCATTAGGTTGCAGAGACTGCGAAtatcgttgtcgtccttcAGACCCGCGACCACGCGGTCGTAGAAGTCGATGTTGTTGATCCGTGAGAAAGCCGTCTCCATGAGAGCGTACAAAGTCTCGTATGCGCTCTGTAGTCGTTGTTAGTCCAGTTTTAATTAGGGCAAGAGACAACACATACCTTGCGGActtcaaggccatcatccaCCATATGTTTGAAAGGGCCCATCATGACCTCGCGGATCAGCTGCGGCTTGATGACCGACTCAGCCAACACGAATGGCATCAGCTCGCTGAGGTGGGGCAGAATCAGATCGGGCTTGTTGTGGGCTGCCGAGTTCAGAGTCGACATGGCCAAGCGGCGGTTGTCCATCTCCGAGTCCTGAAGCATAATGAGAAGCATGTCTACAAGGACGTTCTTGAGCATGGCGTCAAAGGCTTCGTCGCTGTCAGGCAGCGTGTAGCGGACGGCCTGCACTGTCATTCCACGGATATCAGGGCTCTGGTCTCTCAGAAGGGACTGCTGAACGTTAGCCGGAACTCTCTCCCGTCAGGGCTTTTTTCGACATACCTGCAGCTGGGGCATAAACCTCTGAGAGTCGATGATGGTCAGCCGGCCCACACACTCTGCGCAAACGACACGGTTGTCGGGAATGGTCGAGGCGGAGAGGAGATGCTGCCAGATGTCGCCAGCAAACTTGGCGACGTCCGAAGACAGAACGGTGACCTGCTGCAAGATCTCCTTGATCGATTGAATCAGCAAGTACTGTGTGTTGCCACCCTTCTGCATGTTTGCCAGTATCACGGGGAGGTACCCGGAAACGTTGCCCGAGCCCGCGCGGCCGAGAGCCACAGCGGCTGAAATCGAGACTTTGTCGGGCTCGTCGTGGAACTGCTGCAAGAATAGATCCGGCTTCAGCGGCGAGTTGGCCCCAAGACGCAGACCGGCCTCGCCAAGCACCGCCAGTGCCAAGCTCAGGCGAGCGTCATCCTTATTGTTCGAACTGGTCTGCAGCTCCGAGATGAAGCTCTCAACTGTTACACCAGCAGAGCTTCCGCTGGCCACGAGGAGCGCGCCAATGACCTTGCCAACCACAACGGGGTCGCCTTCGATGCTGACGTCCTTGAGAAGCCCTTGCATAAGAGgctggccggcgccgctctCACCAACCTTCGTGACAAGAATGAGGATCTGGTCCAGGACAATACTGGCGTAGCTGGACTTAAGGAGGGTGCAGATGGTTGCCGTCATCGATTCTGTGACAACGAGATCCGCATTCTCCTCGACAAGGCTCGCAAGAATGAGCAGCGCAGGCGCCAGCAGGTGGGTGTCGTTGTTGCTAATAACTGGCACCAACGCCGAGACAAGGCCCTGTATGGTGTTTGCGTCCAGCTCGCCCCTGGCCGTGGGCGATACGATAAGATGCTTGAGGGCTAGGACACtggagccacggagagacCGGTTGGCCTTGCGTAGCTGTCCGGCCAGCTCCAAGGCGACCTCCCGGATCCACGACGTTTCCAGCTGTccgctgctggtgctgaaAGCGGCAACGTTGTCGACGGCTCTGACGGCAGCAAGACGGGTCGTCTCGTTCTTC
Coding sequences within it:
- a CDS encoding Putative major facilitator superfamily, MFS transporter superfamily — its product is MFFKKRNEAAVGTTTPSTDRPASSRTSKTPDDDDDQQRPHHQPAQHALAHTSTTRSEIQYPSGLKLFLIMLSILVSMFLVALDRLIIATAVPQITDDFHSVTDIGWYGSAYLLTTCAFQLLFGKLYAFFPIKTVFLASIGLFELGSAVCGAAPSSVAFIVGRALAGIGGGGIFAGTIVVMIHSVPLHRRPKYQGAFGAVFGIASVVGPLLGGAFTSKATWRWCFYINLPLGGVALLVIVLVLRPPEQDLGGASLWEKLRQLDFAGTTVLVPGVVCLLLALQWGGVEYAWNNPRMIALLVLAAVLLVSFVAVQILLPETATVPPRIMRNRSIAFASWAAFFNGGHMMIFAYFLPIYFQAIQGVSAVDSGIRTLPLVLSMTVFAIVSGGVITRLGYYTPVMLLGTCILAVGAGLLTTLQVHTGAAKWAGYQVIYGIGMGMSFQAPNLAAQTVLKIKDVPVGTSIMFFSQTLGGAIFISVGQNVLNNELVKRIRGIPGLDGIDLKGSGATTLTKLPAEVRDPVLETYNDALRVVFVVGLVLACSVLIGAGGMEWKSVKKEQQAKAKAMADAEVAETALAGGISGVVAAASVAGGQREEKEADDESEKELDDEKIRERVADGHAIPVRMEKESDNSTVSPRQEDEVTTVGSELGATKNN